Proteins from a genomic interval of Gemmatimonas sp.:
- the atpF gene encoding F0F1 ATP synthase subunit B: MFALSARRVGALAAALMISATPALASESAEGGPPNLLDPNVGVMAWTLIIFVLLLFVLSKFAFKPLFAAVEAREKALEDAIEGAKRDRAATEEALAQQRAQLEAARSEAQQIIADSRGTAEKMRADLLAQTKQQQEEMIEQARRAIEGEKAAAIADLRKEAVDLAIAGASRVIEQNLDSAGNRKIVESFLASLDQQAAR, from the coding sequence ATGTTCGCTCTTTCTGCCCGCCGCGTCGGTGCACTCGCCGCCGCCCTGATGATCTCCGCCACGCCGGCGCTGGCGTCCGAGTCCGCCGAGGGCGGCCCGCCGAATCTGCTCGATCCGAACGTCGGCGTGATGGCGTGGACGCTCATCATCTTCGTGCTGTTGCTCTTCGTGTTGTCCAAGTTCGCCTTCAAGCCGCTCTTCGCCGCCGTCGAGGCGCGCGAAAAGGCACTCGAAGACGCCATCGAGGGCGCGAAGCGTGATCGTGCCGCCACGGAAGAGGCGCTGGCGCAGCAGCGGGCGCAGCTCGAGGCCGCCCGTAGCGAGGCGCAGCAGATCATCGCCGACAGCCGGGGTACCGCCGAAAAGATGCGTGCCGACCTGCTCGCGCAGACGAAGCAGCAGCAGGAGGAGATGATCGAGCAGGCGCGTCGCGCCATCGAGGGCGAAAAGGCCGCGGCGATCGCCGACCTGCGCAAGGAAGCGGTCGATCTCGCCATCGCCGGCGCCTCGCGCGTCATCGAGCAGAACCTCGACTCCGCCGGGAACCGCAAGATCGTCGAGAGCTTCCTGGCCTCGCTCGATCAGCAGGCGGCCCGCTGA
- a CDS encoding F0F1 ATP synthase subunit delta → MPAGVQGESVARNYAEALLTLARKAEDPAGWGVMLRQVATAMTTDITLSRFLESPRIAADAKSALLSKALGDRVPRHFLRFLQQLVRNRRQMLVPVIADEYDTLLDASQGIVHAKVTLARPAGHDETAMIGQRLSKVVGRTVVPHVTVDPTILGGVVVRMGDTVMDGSVSRRLATLRARMGTGRR, encoded by the coding sequence ATGCCCGCCGGCGTACAGGGCGAGTCGGTTGCCCGCAACTACGCCGAGGCGCTGCTGACGCTGGCGCGCAAGGCCGAGGATCCGGCGGGGTGGGGCGTGATGCTGCGGCAGGTTGCCACGGCCATGACCACCGACATCACCCTGTCGCGCTTCCTCGAGTCCCCGCGCATCGCCGCCGACGCCAAGTCGGCGCTGCTCAGCAAGGCCCTCGGCGATCGGGTGCCCCGGCATTTCCTCCGCTTCCTGCAGCAACTCGTGCGCAACCGACGGCAGATGCTCGTACCCGTCATTGCCGATGAGTACGACACGCTGCTTGACGCGTCCCAGGGCATCGTGCACGCCAAGGTGACGCTCGCGCGCCCGGCCGGGCACGACGAAACGGCCATGATTGGTCAGCGGCTCTCCAAGGTGGTCGGACGCACGGTGGTACCCCACGTGACCGTCGATCCCACCATTCTTGGCGGTGTGGTCGTTCGCATGGGCGACACCGTCATGGACGGCTCGGTGAGCCGCAGGCTGGCCACGCTGCGCGCACGCATGGGTACCGGGCGCCGCTGA
- a CDS encoding cupin domain-containing protein: MSGYVDVRHVPKPWGHETIWAHTDRYVGKILHIKAGHALSVQYHERKDETVYLLQGEMKYWVQRPGEPELQDQALVAGQSFHITPGTIHYMEAVTDCDVLEASTPELDDVVRIKDRYGREGTSAP, from the coding sequence ATGAGTGGTTATGTCGATGTCCGGCACGTGCCGAAACCGTGGGGGCACGAAACGATCTGGGCCCATACCGATCGCTATGTCGGCAAGATCCTGCACATCAAGGCCGGGCACGCGCTCTCCGTACAGTACCATGAGCGCAAGGACGAAACGGTCTACCTGCTGCAGGGCGAGATGAAGTACTGGGTGCAGCGGCCGGGCGAGCCGGAGCTGCAGGATCAGGCCCTCGTGGCCGGACAGTCATTTCACATCACCCCGGGCACCATCCACTACATGGAAGCCGTCACGGATTGTGATGTGCTCGAGGCCAGTACGCCCGAACTCGACGACGTGGTCCGCATCAAGGATCGCTACGGCCGGGAAGGCACCAGCGCCCCCTGA
- a CDS encoding sugar phosphate nucleotidyltransferase, producing the protein MKVIIPLAGKGTRLRPHTHVVPKPMLKVAGRPVMSYVMDDVMQLGNVEQVVYITGHLKEKVEAFAAAAYDVPSVFIEQDVQDGTAGAVARARALIDSPVLIIFVDTIFDADLSLLKHCTDDGIIWTKEVEDYQRFGVVVTDANGHMTRIVEKPKEPISKRANIGLYYIRNWQLLLEGIAHVLTTPPNKGEWYLTDAFQYMIDQGAKIRVVDVDGWYDAGQLETFLDTNRVMLEKGRARRPAALGEGATIVEPVYIEDGCTIEHATIGPNVSLGKGSVVRQSTVRDTVAGDQVTITNASLHDCFLGDHVRVEGVAGSLNIGDHSEIRGEG; encoded by the coding sequence ATGAAAGTGATCATCCCGCTCGCCGGCAAAGGCACCCGATTGCGGCCCCATACGCATGTCGTTCCCAAGCCCATGCTCAAGGTGGCCGGACGCCCCGTCATGAGCTACGTGATGGACGACGTGATGCAGCTCGGCAATGTCGAACAGGTGGTGTACATCACCGGGCACCTCAAGGAAAAGGTCGAGGCCTTTGCTGCGGCCGCCTATGACGTCCCGTCGGTGTTCATCGAGCAGGATGTGCAGGACGGCACCGCCGGCGCGGTCGCGCGCGCGAGGGCGCTCATCGATTCGCCGGTGCTCATCATCTTCGTCGATACCATCTTCGACGCCGATCTCAGCCTGCTCAAGCATTGCACGGACGACGGGATCATCTGGACCAAGGAAGTCGAGGATTATCAGCGCTTCGGCGTCGTGGTGACCGATGCGAATGGCCACATGACCCGCATCGTCGAGAAGCCGAAGGAGCCCATCAGCAAGCGTGCCAACATCGGACTCTACTACATCCGCAACTGGCAGCTCCTGCTCGAAGGCATCGCCCACGTCCTCACCACGCCGCCCAACAAGGGGGAGTGGTATCTCACCGACGCCTTCCAGTACATGATCGATCAGGGTGCGAAGATCCGCGTGGTCGATGTGGACGGTTGGTACGATGCCGGACAGCTCGAGACGTTCCTCGACACGAACCGCGTCATGCTCGAGAAGGGACGCGCCCGTCGTCCCGCTGCGCTGGGCGAGGGCGCCACGATTGTGGAACCCGTGTACATCGAGGATGGCTGCACCATCGAACACGCGACCATTGGCCCCAACGTCTCGCTGGGCAAGGGCAGCGTCGTGCGCCAAAGCACGGTGCGCGATACGGTCGCTGGTGATCAGGTCACCATCACCAACGCGTCCCTCCACGACTGCTTCCTGGGGGATCATGTCCGGGTGGAAGGCGTGGCCGGGAGCCTCAACATCGGTGATCACTCGGAGATCCGGGGCGAAGGATGA
- a CDS encoding Gfo/Idh/MocA family oxidoreductase yields the protein MSESRTPLSRRDLLAGAAAAAAAAVTAAPAQLLASTDAWRADLIPPSPAGNGTMLGIPFEKYDKVRVAIVGTGLRGRSVLGELLAIDGVEITAVADIVAEKAQLAVAMCTKAGRPAPAVFTNGERDFERLVQRADIDFVYTATPWPWHTPVMRAALQAGKHCGSEVPIALTTEQAWELVELSEKTRRHCLMMENCCYGESELTVLRMVREGVFGTLLHAEAAYNHDLRDILFENRDEGLWRRQPHTERDTNLYPTHGLGPVAQYLGIHRGDRFEYVVSMSSPEAGLTEWRERHEPRDSPKWRESYKTGDVNTSLIKTAKGRTILLQHNVTSPRPYSRLNNLQGSKAAFNDYPPRLYIDGQPGGHRWTPFAEFRQKYQHPLWTAMGELARKNGGHGGMDFIMAYRLVQCMREGLAPDFDVYDAAAWSVPYALCEQSIRKGSAPVKFPDFTRGAWRTSTAPQGPAIVAG from the coding sequence ATGAGCGAATCGCGTACTCCCCTGTCGCGGCGTGACCTGCTGGCTGGTGCCGCGGCCGCGGCCGCCGCCGCGGTCACGGCCGCCCCGGCGCAGCTGCTTGCCAGTACCGATGCGTGGCGCGCCGACCTCATCCCGCCGTCTCCCGCCGGGAACGGCACCATGCTCGGGATCCCCTTCGAGAAATACGACAAGGTCCGTGTGGCCATCGTGGGCACCGGGCTGCGCGGGCGCAGCGTGCTGGGAGAACTGCTCGCGATCGACGGCGTGGAAATCACCGCGGTGGCCGACATCGTCGCCGAGAAGGCGCAGTTGGCCGTCGCCATGTGCACGAAGGCCGGTCGGCCGGCGCCGGCGGTGTTCACCAACGGCGAGCGCGACTTCGAGCGACTCGTGCAGCGGGCCGACATCGATTTCGTCTACACGGCGACGCCGTGGCCGTGGCACACGCCGGTCATGCGCGCCGCGCTGCAGGCAGGCAAGCACTGCGGCAGCGAAGTCCCCATTGCGCTCACCACCGAACAGGCCTGGGAGCTGGTCGAGCTGTCGGAGAAGACGCGGCGGCATTGTCTCATGATGGAGAACTGCTGCTACGGGGAGAGCGAGCTCACCGTGCTGCGCATGGTGCGCGAAGGGGTCTTCGGCACCCTGCTGCACGCCGAGGCCGCGTACAATCACGACCTGCGCGACATCCTCTTCGAAAATCGGGACGAGGGATTGTGGCGGCGTCAGCCGCACACCGAACGCGACACCAATCTCTATCCCACGCACGGGCTCGGCCCCGTGGCGCAGTATCTGGGCATTCACCGCGGTGACCGCTTCGAGTACGTGGTCTCCATGTCGTCGCCGGAAGCGGGGCTTACCGAATGGCGCGAACGGCATGAGCCACGCGACAGCCCCAAGTGGCGGGAGTCGTACAAGACGGGCGACGTGAACACCTCGCTCATCAAGACGGCCAAGGGACGTACCATCCTGCTGCAGCACAACGTGACGAGCCCGCGCCCCTACTCACGACTCAACAACCTGCAGGGCTCGAAGGCCGCCTTCAACGACTATCCCCCGCGCCTGTACATCGACGGCCAGCCCGGAGGCCATCGGTGGACGCCCTTTGCCGAGTTCCGGCAGAAGTACCAGCATCCGCTCTGGACCGCGATGGGGGAGCTTGCGCGCAAGAACGGGGGGCACGGCGGCATGGACTTCATCATGGCCTATCGGCTGGTCCAGTGCATGCGCGAAGGATTGGCGCCGGATTTCGACGTGTACGACGCCGCGGCGTGGAGTGTGCCGTATGCGCTGTGCGAACAGTCCATCCGGAAGGGGAGTGCGCCGGTGAAGTTCCCCGACTTCACGCGCGGCGCCTGGCGGACGAGCACGGCGCCGCAGGGCCCGGCGATCGTCGCCGGCTGA
- a CDS encoding nucleotidyltransferase family protein: MIRTAVIMARGLGSRMRRADATATLSASQSAAAESGVKGMIPIRRPFLEYVISALADAGITDVVLVIGPEHDGMRRYFVEEAPPVRTRIRFAVQPEPIGTANAVTSAADVIGAEPFLVLNADNYYPVEAFRLLAAEATAGVVAFDRDVLVSAGNIDAERVRAFAVLEVGDDGYLHGIVEKPGDTLDLGSEAARWVGMNLWAVTPAIVNACRQVPRSVRGEYELPEAVAMAVRDGVPVRAVRLAAPVLDLSRRGDIASVAARLQDIEPRP; encoded by the coding sequence ATGATTCGTACCGCCGTCATCATGGCCAGAGGGCTTGGCTCCCGCATGCGCCGCGCCGACGCCACCGCCACGCTAAGCGCGAGCCAATCGGCGGCGGCCGAATCCGGCGTGAAGGGGATGATCCCCATCAGGCGCCCGTTCCTCGAGTACGTCATCTCGGCTCTCGCGGATGCGGGGATCACCGACGTCGTGCTGGTCATTGGCCCCGAGCATGATGGCATGCGTCGCTACTTCGTGGAGGAGGCGCCGCCGGTCCGCACGCGGATCCGCTTTGCCGTTCAACCCGAGCCCATCGGCACCGCGAACGCCGTGACGAGCGCCGCCGATGTCATCGGCGCGGAGCCATTCCTCGTGCTCAATGCCGACAACTACTACCCGGTCGAGGCATTCCGCCTGCTCGCTGCCGAGGCAACCGCTGGCGTGGTGGCGTTCGATCGTGACGTGCTGGTCAGCGCGGGCAATATCGATGCGGAGCGCGTGCGCGCCTTTGCCGTGCTCGAGGTGGGAGACGACGGCTACCTGCACGGCATCGTGGAAAAGCCGGGCGACACACTCGACCTTGGCTCGGAGGCGGCGCGCTGGGTCGGCATGAACCTGTGGGCCGTCACCCCCGCCATCGTGAACGCGTGCCGGCAGGTCCCGCGCTCGGTGCGCGGCGAATACGAGTTGCCGGAGGCCGTCGCCATGGCCGTGCGGGACGGGGTGCCGGTGCGGGCCGTACGCCTCGCGGCTCCCGTGCTCGACCTGTCGCGTCGCGGCGACATTGCCTCGGTTGCGGCGCGGCTGCAGGACATCGAGCCCCGGCCCTGA